One Jeotgalibaca porci genomic region harbors:
- a CDS encoding GtrA family protein: MSKLIGQIMKFGVVGIIATVIDFVVLTILTETFGVYYLTSAAIGFIVATLFNYVASMRYVFNSRFGPHEKRKELIIFILLSVVGLGLNQFFMWLFVEFFSIFYIFSKVLATVLVMAWNFVSRKIFIE, from the coding sequence ATGAGTAAATTGATAGGGCAAATAATGAAATTTGGAGTAGTAGGGATTATTGCGACTGTAATTGACTTTGTGGTGTTGACCATTTTGACTGAAACGTTTGGTGTCTATTACCTAACCTCTGCGGCTATCGGATTTATTGTAGCAACGTTGTTTAATTATGTTGCCAGCATGCGCTATGTGTTTAACAGTCGTTTCGGGCCACACGAAAAACGGAAAGAACTTATTATTTTTATCTTATTATCAGTTGTGGGTTTGGGTTTAAATCAATTTTTCATGTGGTTGTTTGTGGAGTTTTTCAGTATCTTCTATATTTTTTCAAAAGTGCTCGCAACAGTATTAGTAATGGCATGGAATTTTGTTTCACGGAAAATATTTATTGAATGA
- a CDS encoding sigma-70 family RNA polymerase sigma factor: MEQLTHLLIQYEGVIYNELKRIGMYRSSQDYEDYYQLGCMKLFESFTTCGVDAFSERYRYQFVKYAGQKIRWAFLDQKRRDRYLIDHEEQDDDFEICLSYGFEENIFFKEQLLTLMELLTAKEKNFLQERFINGLNMSEIAIKCGVSRKTVHAWRNGIQKKAQFLKRG, translated from the coding sequence ATGGAACAACTTACACATTTACTTATTCAATATGAAGGGGTTATTTATAACGAACTGAAACGAATCGGGATGTATCGCTCGTCCCAAGATTATGAGGACTATTACCAACTCGGCTGCATGAAATTATTTGAATCCTTCACGACATGTGGGGTGGATGCCTTTAGTGAAAGGTACCGCTATCAATTTGTAAAATATGCGGGTCAGAAAATCCGATGGGCATTTCTCGACCAAAAACGGCGTGATCGTTATTTGATTGACCACGAAGAACAAGACGATGACTTTGAAATATGCCTATCATACGGATTCGAAGAGAACATTTTCTTTAAGGAGCAACTCTTAACCTTGATGGAACTGTTGACTGCTAAAGAAAAAAATTTTCTACAGGAGCGTTTTATCAATGGTTTGAATATGTCTGAAATCGCAATTAAGTGCGGAGTATCGCGGAAAACGGTACATGCTTGGCGAAATGGCATTCAGAAAAAGGCACAATTTTTGAAGAGGGGGTAA
- a CDS encoding acyltransferase family protein, which translates to MSLPASIIYHSVIEGLIVMKENKRIEIFDGMRGLAAVVVLIYHVLNWSPVGYAAGKFEFINEGWRWFTQSPLKIVWAGNEAVIVFYLIAGFVIAKPYIDGRSIRFGEFVEKRFTRLVLPYWVILLVTFGLIILFGEMKETVRLSGSFNVKWAAVPEVGRQLLMMHHDLDTSGGAFWSIVLEWWIALFMPFIGVALRKFPTGDVVAASLAVAWVFMNFSGTVGRVAFYFIFFLVGAVLAKHLDEVRAFYRKRKWLLASALILVPFQWIVGPALERRMALLFTCAGLVLVLVGIIESPFWTRIFKSPFLLFLGRISFSLYLTHTTAIVLFVTVLGQAMDPRVALALSPAFAIGVAVVWYRYVEQGILKNISLRNVEVRTQK; encoded by the coding sequence TTGAGTTTACCGGCTTCTATCATTTATCATTCTGTGATAGAAGGGTTGATTGTGATGAAAGAAAATAAGCGTATTGAAATATTTGACGGCATGCGCGGGTTGGCGGCGGTTGTGGTTTTAATTTACCACGTCTTGAATTGGTCGCCGGTAGGTTATGCAGCCGGAAAATTTGAGTTTATAAACGAAGGGTGGCGCTGGTTTACGCAGTCACCTCTAAAAATAGTGTGGGCGGGTAATGAAGCGGTCATTGTCTTTTATTTAATCGCTGGCTTTGTAATCGCCAAACCGTATATTGACGGGCGAAGTATCCGCTTTGGGGAGTTTGTCGAAAAACGCTTCACGCGGTTGGTGCTCCCATATTGGGTCATTTTACTGGTCACATTTGGACTTATTATTCTGTTCGGTGAAATGAAAGAAACGGTCAGATTGAGCGGCTCCTTTAATGTGAAATGGGCGGCGGTGCCGGAAGTTGGCCGTCAGTTATTGATGATGCATCATGATTTAGATACGTCAGGCGGGGCATTTTGGAGTATTGTTTTGGAATGGTGGATCGCGTTGTTCATGCCGTTTATCGGTGTGGCGTTGCGAAAGTTCCCGACCGGAGATGTCGTGGCTGCCAGCTTGGCTGTTGCCTGGGTCTTTATGAATTTTTCGGGAACAGTAGGGCGTGTAGCGTTTTATTTTATATTCTTCTTAGTCGGGGCGGTATTGGCGAAGCACTTAGACGAAGTCCGAGCTTTTTATCGGAAGCGAAAATGGTTGCTCGCAAGCGCATTGATCCTGGTTCCGTTTCAATGGATTGTTGGCCCTGCTTTGGAAAGACGGATGGCCCTGCTGTTTACTTGTGCCGGTTTGGTGTTGGTCCTGGTTGGAATTATCGAGTCGCCATTTTGGACGCGGATTTTTAAGTCGCCGTTTCTATTGTTCTTGGGCAGGATTTCCTTTAGTTTGTATTTGACGCATACGACAGCGATTGTGTTGTTCGTCACGGTATTGGGACAAGCCATGGATCCGCGTGTGGCATTGGCATTGTCACCGGCGTTCGCAATCGGGGTAGCAGTGGTTTGGTACCGGTACGTTGAACAGGGAATATTGAAAAATATATCATTACGGAATGTGGAAGTGAGAACTCAAAAATGA
- a CDS encoding GtrA family protein, with product MKRILIIVNKQVDWPDLEVVVAPNGLDYFMSLENRDDYLGIVMVDVNKGYTQADVRKLMDALQADSSKIYLGYQPDQKLSRRMFSLAFWFIHSRRIHDARTGLLAIPTAILESVSESDSPLRFLISAIQKKYVVEEVQVASELQGPRSVSTWSDLWILFQTFIKYVLSSFSSFLVDIVLFQLVIFLFRHLDSDVRILLATVISRVFSSVVNYAINKRVVFQNGGGHRVPALKYFSLVLAEMFTSAFLVAVVYRLTGFPETAIKLLVDLVLFFTGYMIEKIFIFETTKND from the coding sequence ATGAAACGGATTTTGATAATAGTCAATAAACAGGTAGACTGGCCTGACTTGGAAGTAGTAGTGGCACCGAATGGTTTGGATTATTTTATGTCATTAGAAAATCGTGATGATTATCTTGGTATTGTTATGGTTGATGTAAACAAGGGTTATACACAAGCGGATGTTAGGAAGTTAATGGATGCTTTGCAGGCTGATTCTTCAAAAATCTATCTGGGCTATCAGCCGGATCAAAAGCTCAGCCGCCGCATGTTTAGTCTGGCATTTTGGTTCATCCACAGCCGCCGTATCCATGATGCGCGTACGGGTCTGCTGGCAATTCCTACAGCAATCCTCGAAAGCGTGTCGGAGTCTGACTCTCCGCTCCGCTTTTTAATTTCTGCAATTCAGAAGAAATATGTGGTGGAAGAAGTTCAAGTGGCGTCTGAATTACAGGGACCACGGAGCGTTTCTACGTGGTCTGACCTATGGATTTTATTTCAAACGTTTATAAAATACGTGCTGTCTTCTTTTTCATCATTTTTGGTGGATATCGTGCTGTTTCAGCTCGTTATATTTTTGTTTAGGCATCTGGACAGCGACGTACGAATATTGCTTGCTACGGTCATTTCAAGGGTATTTTCATCAGTAGTGAATTATGCCATCAACAAACGGGTCGTTTTTCAAAATGGTGGCGGTCATCGTGTACCGGCACTGAAATATTTTAGCTTAGTATTGGCAGAAATGTTTACGTCGGCGTTTTTGGTTGCGGTTGTGTATCGCTTGACCGGTTTCCCAGAAACGGCGATTAAACTCTTGGTGGACTTGGTTTTGTTTTTCACTGGGTACATGATAGAGAAAATCTTCATTTTTGAAACTACCAAAAATGATTAA
- a CDS encoding competence protein ComK produces the protein MVVDFYFHQYFGKKGLEFIDNYESPYYCSDPNVTEKTVGSEYVYDSNNIRINTRTDMMQYAATAIKAIDAPIQLEKIIFVIHHSEFNHNCPNETLVFYEDGCVVKTTERTRDFMDRIFKHAGPSYSKMREIAKQVNGHSGHSCPYVQGKIAFMPIAGPMKKDVSWISLSHLLEYREHPNDNGYTRLEFFSRNFLDLQVRVKTFEKRMAPAVQLYAAQHRRLMDATHQFDVDIVRRDTRSTKTVLHKQMLEMPKKPLLNELALAEKLVRVTYKEWKNDNPQLKDCPYLEELDKLFFT, from the coding sequence ATGGTAGTTGATTTTTATTTTCATCAGTATTTCGGAAAAAAAGGCTTAGAATTCATCGATAATTATGAAAGCCCTTACTATTGTTCTGATCCAAATGTTACGGAGAAAACAGTAGGAAGTGAATACGTGTATGATTCCAATAATATTCGCATAAACACCCGAACAGATATGATGCAGTATGCAGCTACCGCAATCAAGGCGATTGATGCCCCTATTCAACTGGAAAAAATAATTTTTGTTATTCATCATAGTGAATTTAATCACAATTGTCCGAATGAAACGTTAGTTTTTTACGAGGATGGTTGCGTGGTAAAAACGACCGAACGCACGCGTGATTTTATGGACCGGATTTTTAAGCATGCGGGGCCTTCCTATAGTAAGATGCGCGAAATCGCCAAACAGGTAAATGGACATTCTGGTCACAGCTGTCCGTATGTACAAGGCAAAATAGCCTTTATGCCGATTGCTGGTCCGATGAAAAAAGATGTCTCTTGGATCAGCCTGAGCCATTTACTCGAATACCGCGAGCACCCCAACGATAACGGCTATACACGGTTGGAATTTTTCAGTCGGAATTTTTTGGATTTACAAGTACGTGTCAAGACATTTGAAAAGCGGATGGCGCCTGCCGTTCAACTTTATGCCGCGCAACATCGTCGGTTGATGGACGCGACGCATCAATTTGATGTAGATATTGTCCGTCGTGATACGCGTTCGACCAAAACAGTGCTGCACAAGCAGATGTTGGAGATGCCGAAAAAACCGTTGTTAAATGAACTAGCTTTAGCTGAAAAGCTGGTGCGCGTAACCTACAAGGAATGGAAGAATGATAATCCGCAACTAAAAGATTGCCCTTATTTAGAAGAGTTGGACAAACTCTTTTTCACTTAA
- a CDS encoding nuclease-related domain-containing protein — MQIKSRNIPAELRVLESLNGRMAFLPEVDRQLRNMRDGLAGECRLDLALESVSDCVIQISDFTLARNQLCQIDAVLVSANGIYLLDAKNWSGRHTVGDKGFERLTNDPLDQLKRAEKLFCRMLEYERIPLQVLSRLVFVNPEMTLYGVQPEMPIVLPQQLPEFVSEIKRHAGVLTEWEMRVAQRILAKHSEDNPYRLKVDYTWETVGKGMLCTSCRRLLVEKSHKYMWCPVCQVVESKGAALLRTKAEMDVLFPGCKPEVDRLYRFCGGMVSKRGIFKATRN, encoded by the coding sequence ATGCAGATAAAAAGCAGAAATATTCCTGCAGAGTTGAGAGTATTGGAAAGTTTGAATGGGAGGATGGCATTTTTGCCGGAAGTCGACCGCCAACTGCGAAACATGCGCGATGGACTTGCTGGGGAATGTCGCTTGGATCTAGCATTGGAAAGTGTGTCGGACTGTGTGATTCAAATCAGCGATTTTACGCTGGCAAGGAATCAGCTGTGTCAGATTGATGCGGTGTTGGTGAGTGCAAATGGGATTTATTTGTTGGATGCAAAGAATTGGAGCGGCCGGCATACGGTCGGTGACAAGGGATTCGAGCGATTGACGAATGATCCGCTCGATCAATTGAAACGTGCCGAGAAATTGTTTTGTCGGATGTTGGAATATGAACGGATTCCGCTGCAGGTTTTGTCACGATTGGTATTCGTGAATCCCGAGATGACGCTGTATGGTGTGCAGCCGGAGATGCCGATTGTGTTGCCGCAGCAGCTTCCGGAATTTGTTTCAGAAATAAAACGGCATGCTGGCGTGCTGACGGAATGGGAGATGCGTGTAGCACAGCGGATTTTGGCGAAGCATAGTGAGGATAATCCGTATCGGCTGAAGGTTGATTACACCTGGGAGACGGTTGGAAAGGGAATGCTGTGTACGTCGTGTCGGCGGTTGTTGGTTGAGAAGAGCCATAAATATATGTGGTGCCCCGTTTGTCAGGTTGTTGAGTCGAAAGGTGCGGCTCTGCTCCGGACGAAGGCTGAGATGGATGTGCTGTTTCCCGGGTGCAAGCCGGAAGTGGACCGGCTGTATCGGTTTTGCGGGGGGATGGTGTCGAAAAGAGGAATCTTCAAAGCAACTCGGAACTAG
- a CDS encoding RloB family protein: MAKHRRGKKRYEREVETRLPEKTFLIVCEGTKTEPNYFRSFPVLSAQVEIRGTGRNTMSLVHYAEKMMAGREEEFDEMWFVFDKDSFSAVTFNNAVGYIEARHSEGYRVAYSNEAFELWYLLHFELIEKPVSRFQYGDMLARRMKQHYKKNLPNMYGKLLSRQDAAIANAKLLYQKRSRSPAKDNPSTTVFHLVEELNKHLKK, from the coding sequence ATGGCGAAGCATAGACGCGGCAAAAAACGGTATGAGCGGGAAGTCGAAACGCGGTTGCCGGAGAAGACCTTTTTGATTGTATGTGAAGGAACCAAAACGGAGCCGAATTATTTCCGGAGTTTTCCGGTTTTGTCGGCACAGGTCGAAATCAGGGGGACCGGGCGAAATACAATGTCTCTCGTCCATTATGCGGAAAAAATGATGGCAGGGCGTGAAGAAGAGTTCGATGAAATGTGGTTTGTGTTCGATAAGGATTCATTCTCGGCAGTCACGTTTAATAATGCCGTTGGATATATTGAAGCGCGCCATTCGGAAGGGTATCGGGTCGCATACAGCAATGAAGCCTTTGAATTGTGGTATTTGTTGCATTTCGAGTTAATCGAAAAGCCGGTGAGTCGTTTTCAATACGGTGACATGTTGGCGAGGCGGATGAAGCAGCATTACAAGAAGAATTTACCAAATATGTATGGGAAGTTGTTGTCACGGCAGGATGCGGCAATCGCCAATGCGAAATTGCTGTATCAAAAGCGGTCGCGTTCGCCTGCGAAAGATAATCCCTCGACAACAGTTTTTCACCTGGTGGAAGAATTAAATAAACATTTAAAAAAATGA
- a CDS encoding DUF1659 domain-containing protein: MNKEWQEASVELYFNDFENDKEVKQNFGNLKKDVTADSIGAFQEAVAGLIVFPATYAVVTEKHRIV; encoded by the coding sequence ATGAACAAGGAATGGCAAGAGGCAAGTGTGGAGTTGTATTTCAACGACTTCGAAAATGACAAAGAAGTGAAACAGAATTTTGGTAATTTGAAAAAAGATGTGACCGCAGATAGTATCGGTGCGTTCCAAGAAGCAGTCGCAGGTTTGATCGTATTTCCAGCAACATACGCAGTTGTTACTGAGAAACATCGCATCGTTTAA
- a CDS encoding general stress protein: protein MNRRIEGAFREYGHLLEAINDLHESGYESKQLLVVTRNDSDSGLTEKTGVEVVVTRGESLWDKIVSFFTVELDGDDDENEPEDEEDIFEKFGIDEETYERFEESLENGEYLLLVDTAPPADPEHADFMVRDGIIKEEEDAKLAARPDWTDADVADGDVPKHSRSAETEGVAEMTEEFKHGEIEPDKTEVTQSEQPALEDEITGEPIEADTQAGDVTEGDEEVVLDELQHDEVAFPDVDKVSTDPFGGETETKEE from the coding sequence ATGAATAGAAGAATCGAAGGTGCTTTTAGAGAGTATGGCCATTTGTTGGAAGCAATTAATGACTTACATGAAAGTGGGTACGAGTCTAAACAATTACTAGTTGTAACCCGTAATGATAGTGACTCCGGTCTGACAGAAAAAACAGGGGTTGAAGTTGTCGTAACACGCGGGGAGTCATTATGGGACAAAATTGTTTCCTTTTTCACTGTCGAATTAGACGGTGATGATGACGAAAATGAACCAGAAGACGAAGAGGATATTTTTGAGAAATTTGGAATTGATGAAGAAACGTATGAGCGCTTTGAAGAAAGTCTCGAAAATGGTGAATACTTGTTATTAGTGGATACGGCACCGCCTGCTGATCCGGAACATGCCGATTTTATGGTGCGTGACGGGATTATCAAAGAAGAGGAAGATGCGAAATTAGCAGCTCGTCCGGATTGGACAGATGCTGATGTTGCTGATGGCGATGTGCCAAAACATTCTAGAAGTGCAGAAACGGAAGGAGTAGCTGAAATGACAGAGGAATTCAAACACGGTGAAATTGAACCGGATAAAACAGAAGTAACACAAAGTGAACAACCTGCTTTGGAAGATGAAATTACCGGTGAGCCGATTGAAGCAGATACGCAAGCCGGTGATGTGACAGAGGGCGACGAAGAAGTTGTTCTGGATGAATTGCAACATGACGAGGTGGCGTTCCCGGACGTGGACAAAGTTTCGACAGATCCATTCGGTGGCGAAACTGAAACGAAAGAAGAATAA
- a CDS encoding LysM peptidoglycan-binding domain-containing protein, with the protein MKIEQQLIGMPQLRLAEARYIVAHESGNPNNTGPHSLENELAYMKRNWENAFVSHWVGGGGRIVQIAKTGLVQWGAGPRANPFSFAQVELARTNNRATFEKDYAAFVWLLRHLAEMAGLPIVLNGSGKGIKTHRWVSENLGGTNHVDPDGYLKQWGVTMAQFKNDIESQLHKLHLVVRGDTLWSLSRRYRTTVAQLKVLNGLKSDLIIVGQVLKVG; encoded by the coding sequence ATGAAAATCGAACAACAACTCATCGGGATGCCGCAACTGCGTTTGGCGGAGGCACGGTATATTGTCGCGCATGAATCAGGGAATCCGAATAATACGGGACCACACAGTTTAGAAAATGAACTTGCTTATATGAAACGGAATTGGGAAAATGCTTTTGTTTCTCATTGGGTTGGGGGCGGCGGACGGATTGTCCAGATCGCTAAAACGGGACTTGTTCAATGGGGTGCCGGTCCCCGCGCCAATCCTTTCAGTTTTGCTCAAGTGGAGTTGGCCCGAACGAACAACCGCGCCACATTTGAAAAAGACTACGCTGCCTTTGTCTGGCTGCTTCGGCACTTAGCGGAAATGGCTGGCTTACCGATTGTTTTGAACGGTTCCGGAAAAGGAATCAAAACCCACCGTTGGGTTTCTGAAAATTTAGGCGGGACAAATCACGTGGATCCGGACGGTTATTTGAAACAATGGGGTGTGACGATGGCCCAGTTTAAGAATGATATCGAAAGTCAACTTCACAAATTGCATCTCGTCGTTCGTGGCGATACGTTGTGGAGCCTCAGTCGTCGGTACCGGACAACTGTTGCGCAGTTAAAAGTGTTGAATGGACTAAAGTCAGATTTGATTATTGTGGGACAAGTTTTGAAAGTGGGATAG
- a CDS encoding AAA family ATPase codes for MLVELVVENFYSFRDEETFSMMGTRIAEHPGTVAETDIFPINKVSTLYGANASGKSNLLRAMALIREGLFVKVGQEARWFQKIKPFHLDAASEEKETLLETSFLINEKLYRYGFFVNRTEITEEYLFMEKNGDEQALIFHRTEAGVEGTWCVDERFPQRLMLADCIENHPEMAEWFQDMRIIMRSLDGSLSVSMAKMHLKKYKHNLLTLIQVADPSIQDIEIREVADKDGRHHDEFFVIKEKKRLDGTFEPYSEGFVFQDVESAGTVKLLALAGPIIEALENGSLLMIDEMDQSFHTLMTRYVLELFRGEFNANGAQLVFSTHDISNLRSELFRRDQIWFVEKRQEGNSALVSLVEFKFDERERKNSFEFYQNYLNGKYGAVPFLPPADWWVDNGEA; via the coding sequence ATGCTAGTTGAGTTAGTAGTTGAGAACTTTTATTCTTTTCGTGACGAAGAAACATTTTCAATGATGGGCACACGGATTGCGGAACACCCCGGGACTGTGGCGGAAACGGATATTTTCCCGATAAATAAAGTGAGTACGCTTTACGGAGCCAATGCGAGTGGGAAGAGTAACTTATTGCGAGCGATGGCACTGATTCGTGAGGGTCTTTTTGTGAAAGTAGGGCAGGAGGCGCGGTGGTTCCAGAAAATTAAACCGTTCCATCTGGATGCGGCTTCTGAAGAAAAAGAGACCTTACTTGAGACGAGTTTTTTAATTAATGAAAAACTTTATCGCTATGGTTTCTTTGTAAATCGTACGGAGATTACCGAAGAGTATTTATTTATGGAGAAAAATGGTGATGAACAGGCGCTCATTTTTCACCGGACGGAAGCGGGAGTAGAAGGAACGTGGTGTGTGGATGAGCGGTTTCCACAGCGTTTGATGTTGGCGGACTGTATTGAAAATCACCCTGAAATGGCCGAGTGGTTTCAGGATATGCGTATTATTATGCGTTCCTTGGACGGCAGTTTATCGGTATCGATGGCTAAAATGCACCTGAAGAAATACAAACATAATTTACTGACATTGATTCAAGTCGCGGACCCGTCAATTCAAGATATTGAAATCCGTGAAGTGGCAGACAAAGATGGGCGCCATCATGACGAGTTTTTCGTCATTAAAGAAAAGAAACGGTTGGACGGGACGTTTGAACCGTACAGTGAAGGGTTTGTCTTTCAAGATGTGGAATCGGCTGGGACTGTTAAATTACTGGCGTTGGCGGGGCCGATTATCGAGGCACTAGAAAATGGCAGCTTACTCATGATTGATGAAATGGATCAAAGCTTTCATACGTTGATGACGCGGTATGTGCTGGAATTGTTTCGCGGTGAGTTTAATGCGAATGGCGCACAATTGGTCTTTTCGACACATGATATTTCGAATTTGCGGAGTGAACTGTTCCGACGCGATCAGATTTGGTTTGTAGAAAAACGCCAGGAAGGAAATAGCGCATTGGTTTCGTTGGTTGAATTTAAGTTTGATGAACGGGAACGGAAGAATAGTTTTGAATTCTATCAGAATTATTTGAATGGGAAATATGGCGCGGTGCCGTTTTTACCACCAGCAGATTGGTGGGTGGACAATGGCGAAGCATAG
- a CDS encoding DUF2922 domain-containing protein, with protein sequence MEKTLTLELKFKTSEGKNKNLTLRNPAAELTASAIKPVMETIVGLDVFDIEGVNPYSIADSARYVERIITDIL encoded by the coding sequence ATGGAAAAGACATTAACACTCGAATTGAAATTTAAGACATCGGAAGGTAAAAATAAAAATTTAACCTTGCGTAACCCAGCTGCGGAACTCACAGCTAGTGCAATCAAACCCGTAATGGAAACCATTGTTGGTTTGGATGTCTTTGATATTGAAGGCGTAAATCCATACAGCATCGCGGACTCCGCACGTTATGTGGAACGCATTATTACCGATATTTTATAG
- a CDS encoding glycoside hydrolase family 13 protein, with translation METAAFYHRPESEYCYIYAPGHVHVRLRTKKGDVAKVGFIKGDPFILHLNKWYEEELQMEKIASTDLHDYWMIDTDEYVKRMAYAFHIYGEDGSDVIYNDRGVYPYIKESLENSGLYFRLPYFHESDRFKAPEWVKETVWYQIFPERFSNGDKKNDPENVLEWDSRDVLTRTDFYGGDIQGIMDKLDYLQDLGINGLYLTPIFRAPSNHKYDTTDYYEVDPDFGDKALFRSFVEEAHKRGMRVMLDAVFNHIGAESTQWRDVAEYQEESRYKDWFFIKEHPVPSAEEIRNRPPETIEHVENLPYETYAYVPMMPKINTHNPEVQEYLLNIATYWIKEFDIDGWRLDVANEVDHAFWRKFNEACLAVKPDLYILGEIWTSSRSWLDGEQFHGVMNYSLVGNIIDYFVEKQIPTRKMANVLNEQLMQYRKQTQETMFNMLDSHDVPRILTMANGDIDLVKATLTFMFMMHGTPCIYYGTEVGMMGGADPQNRRCMVWEEERQDRAMYEFTKELIAFRKEFQPLLSYGFLKWDIVLDEEKVVGVKRHIGDEALIAYFNQGEEDFTIEKDPNAKVVFGRRNTETETGSVLEPNGFSIHLVRQ, from the coding sequence ATGGAAACAGCAGCATTTTATCACCGTCCTGAGAGTGAATATTGCTACATTTACGCGCCAGGCCACGTACACGTTCGGCTGCGGACGAAAAAAGGGGATGTCGCGAAAGTTGGCTTCATCAAGGGTGACCCGTTTATTTTACATTTGAACAAATGGTACGAAGAAGAACTGCAAATGGAGAAAATTGCGTCTACGGACTTGCATGACTACTGGATGATCGATACAGACGAATATGTCAAACGGATGGCGTATGCATTCCACATTTATGGTGAGGACGGATCGGACGTTATTTATAACGACCGTGGTGTGTACCCGTACATCAAGGAATCGCTGGAAAACTCTGGTCTGTATTTCCGCTTGCCGTATTTCCACGAGAGCGACCGTTTCAAGGCGCCGGAGTGGGTAAAGGAAACGGTTTGGTACCAAATTTTCCCTGAGCGTTTCAGCAATGGGGATAAGAAAAATGACCCGGAAAACGTATTGGAGTGGGACAGCCGTGACGTATTAACGCGGACGGATTTCTACGGCGGGGACATCCAAGGTATCATGGATAAATTGGATTACTTGCAAGATTTGGGAATCAACGGTTTGTATTTGACACCGATTTTCCGTGCGCCGAGTAACCATAAATATGATACAACGGATTACTATGAAGTGGATCCGGATTTCGGCGACAAGGCCTTGTTCCGCTCGTTCGTCGAAGAAGCGCACAAACGCGGGATGCGTGTGATGCTGGATGCGGTGTTTAACCACATCGGTGCGGAGTCCACGCAATGGCGCGATGTCGCGGAATATCAAGAAGAATCCCGTTACAAAGATTGGTTCTTTATTAAAGAACATCCGGTACCGAGTGCGGAAGAAATTCGTAACCGTCCACCGGAAACGATTGAACACGTGGAAAACTTGCCGTACGAAACGTATGCATATGTGCCGATGATGCCGAAAATCAACACACACAATCCGGAAGTGCAAGAGTATTTGTTGAACATCGCGACTTACTGGATTAAAGAATTCGATATCGATGGCTGGCGTTTGGACGTAGCGAACGAAGTCGACCACGCATTCTGGCGTAAATTTAACGAAGCGTGTCTTGCTGTGAAACCGGACCTTTATATTCTCGGTGAAATTTGGACGTCTTCCCGTTCATGGTTGGACGGTGAGCAATTCCACGGCGTTATGAACTATTCGTTAGTGGGGAATATCATTGACTACTTCGTTGAAAAGCAAATCCCAACGCGTAAAATGGCCAACGTATTGAACGAGCAATTGATGCAATACCGGAAGCAAACGCAGGAAACGATGTTTAATATGTTGGATTCGCATGACGTGCCGCGTATTTTAACGATGGCAAATGGCGACATTGATTTGGTAAAAGCAACGTTGACATTCATGTTCATGATGCACGGAACGCCGTGTATTTATTACGGAACGGAAGTCGGCATGATGGGGGGAGCGGATCCGCAAAACCGTCGTTGCATGGTGTGGGAAGAAGAGCGTCAAGACCGTGCTATGTATGAGTTTACCAAGGAATTGATTGCTTTCCGTAAAGAGTTCCAACCGCTCTTATCTTACGGCTTCTTGAAATGGGACATCGTTTTAGATGAAGAGAAAGTTGTCGGCGTGAAACGTCACATCGGCGATGAAGCGTTGATTGCTTACTTCAACCAAGGGGAAGAAGATTTTACAATCGAAAAAGATCCAAACGCGAAAGTTGTCTTCGGGCGTCGGAATACTGAAACGGAAACGGGTTCAGTATTGGAGCCAAACGGATTCAGCATTCACTTGGTTCGTCAATAA